The following proteins are co-located in the Seriola aureovittata isolate HTS-2021-v1 ecotype China chromosome 7, ASM2101889v1, whole genome shotgun sequence genome:
- the slc2a3b gene encoding solute carrier family 2, facilitated glucose transporter member 1 isoform X1, translated as MERMEDEKPKKKLTVYLLYCVSTAVIGSLQFGYNTGVINAPEQKLRRFFQNVSMERYGEPFSKGTNTMVWSFSVAIFSVGGMIGSFSVGAMVNKFGRRKSMLINNILALIGGGLMGLSTLSRSFEMVIVGRLVIGVFCGLCTGLTPMYVGEIAPTALRGAFGTLHQLGVVIGILVAQIFGLEFLLGSDTLWPLLLALTALPAVLQSIMLPFCPESPRYLLIVLNQEEEARKALVRLRGSEDVSDDIQEMKEEGMKMAMEKKVTIPELFRSPKYRQPIIIAIVLQLSQQLSGINAVFYYSTGLFDTAGVTQPIYATIGAGVVNTVFTVVSLFLVEKAGRRTLHLIGLAGMAICALVMTISLSLVVSSCSLSFLPAEIKCLSNVPSLQYSFLSVSLSEQQTTPSLSYLAIVAVLGFVASFEMGPGPIPWFIVAELFSQGPRPAAMAVSGFSNWTANFLVGLGFPKLEEICGPYVFIIFTVLLIFFFIFTFLRVPETKGRTFDDIAQGFAASTGKPTLSPPESVVVGLPDGKEPAPMSPTEKVPMVDLPSGKP; from the exons ATGGAGCGGATGGAGGATGAGAAG CCGAAGAAGAAGCTGACAGTCTACCTTCTCTACTGCGTTTCAACAGCAGTCATCGGCTCGCTACAGTTTGGCTACAACACTGGGGTCATCAATGCGccagagcag AAACTGCGCAGGTTTTTCCAGAATGTGTCTATGGAGCGGTACGGGGAGCCTTTCAGCAAAGGAACAAACACCATGGTGTGGAGTTTTTCTGTGGCCATCTTCAGTGTGGGAGGCATGATCGGATCCTTCTCTGTTGGAGCCATGGTCAACAAATTTGGCAG GCGCAAGTCCATGTTGATAAATAATATCCTCGCTCTTATTGGCGGTGGTCTGATGGGCTTGTCGACCCTGAGTCGATCTTTTGAGATGGTCATTGTCGGCCGCTTGGTCATTGGTGTGTTCTGCGGTCTGTGCACGGGACTGACTCCCATGTACGTGGGCGAGATCGCTCCCACCGCTCTCCGAGGAGCTTTCGGCACTCTGCACCAGCTGGGTGTAGTGATTGGTATCCTGGTGGCACAG ATCTTTGGTCTCGAGTTTCTGCTGGGCTCAGACACTTTGTGGCCTCTGCTGCTGGCTCTGACCGCCCTGCCCGCCGTGTTGCAGAGCATCATGTTGCCCTTCTGCCCTGAAAGCCCCCGCTACCTGCTCATTGTCCtcaaccaggaggaggaggcaagaAAAG CACTGGTGCGCCTGCGGGGCAGTGAAGATGTGAGCGACGATATTCaagagatgaaggaagaagGGATGAAGATGGCCATGGAAAAGAAAGTGACCATCCCCGAACTCTTCCGCTCCCCAAAATATCGCCAACCAATCATTATCGCTATCgtcctccagctctctcagcAGCTGTCTGGCATCAACGCT GTCTTTTACTACTCCACAGGCCTATTTGACACCGCTGGTGTAACTCAACCCATCTACGCTACTATCGGAGCTGGAGTCGTCAACACTGTGTTTACTGTTGTCTCT CTCTTCCTAGTTGAAAAGGCGGGGCGAAGGACGCTGCACCTGATTGGACTGGCTGGAATGGCCATTTGTGCCCTCGTTATGACAATCTCGCTCTCTTTAGTGGTAAGTTCATGTTCTTTGAGCTTTTTGCCTGCGGAAATAAAATGTCTCTCTAATGTTCCCTCATTACAatactcttttctctctgtttctctctccgaGCAGCAGACCACACCGTCTCTAAGCTACCTGGCCATTGTGGCTGTGTTAGGCTTTGTTGCCAGTTTTGAGATGGGTCCAGGTCCCATTCCTTGGTTCATCGTGGCTGAGCTCTTCTCCCAGGGGCCCCGACCTGCTGCCATGGCCGTGTCCGGTTTCTCCAACTGGACCGCCAACTTCCTGGTGGGGCTTGGTTTCCCTAAACTGGAG gAAATCTGTGGCCCGTACGTCTTTATCATTTTCACAGTCctcctcattttcttcttcatcttcaccttccTGCGAGTGCCTGAAACCAAAGGAAGAACCTTTGACGACATTGCTCAGGGATTCGCTGCCAGTACAGGGAAACCCACCCTCTCCCCACCTGAGTCGGTGGTTGTCGGCCTGCCAGACGGCAAAGAACCTGCACCAATGTCTCCCACAGAAAAGGTTCCCATGGTGGATCTTCCCTCAGGGAAACCATGA
- the slc2a3b gene encoding solute carrier family 2, facilitated glucose transporter member 1 isoform X2, with the protein MERMEDEKPKKKLTVYLLYCVSTAVIGSLQFGYNTGVINAPEQKLRRFFQNVSMERYGEPFSKGTNTMVWSFSVAIFSVGGMIGSFSVGAMVNKFGRRKSMLINNILALIGGGLMGLSTLSRSFEMVIVGRLVIGVFCGLCTGLTPMYVGEIAPTALRGAFGTLHQLGVVIGILVAQIFGLEFLLGSDTLWPLLLALTALPAVLQSIMLPFCPESPRYLLIVLNQEEEARKALVRLRGSEDVSDDIQEMKEEGMKMAMEKKVTIPELFRSPKYRQPIIIAIVLQLSQQLSGINAVFYYSTGLFDTAGVTQPIYATIGAGVVNTVFTVVSLFLVEKAGRRTLHLIGLAGMAICALVMTISLSLVQTTPSLSYLAIVAVLGFVASFEMGPGPIPWFIVAELFSQGPRPAAMAVSGFSNWTANFLVGLGFPKLEEICGPYVFIIFTVLLIFFFIFTFLRVPETKGRTFDDIAQGFAASTGKPTLSPPESVVVGLPDGKEPAPMSPTEKVPMVDLPSGKP; encoded by the exons ATGGAGCGGATGGAGGATGAGAAG CCGAAGAAGAAGCTGACAGTCTACCTTCTCTACTGCGTTTCAACAGCAGTCATCGGCTCGCTACAGTTTGGCTACAACACTGGGGTCATCAATGCGccagagcag AAACTGCGCAGGTTTTTCCAGAATGTGTCTATGGAGCGGTACGGGGAGCCTTTCAGCAAAGGAACAAACACCATGGTGTGGAGTTTTTCTGTGGCCATCTTCAGTGTGGGAGGCATGATCGGATCCTTCTCTGTTGGAGCCATGGTCAACAAATTTGGCAG GCGCAAGTCCATGTTGATAAATAATATCCTCGCTCTTATTGGCGGTGGTCTGATGGGCTTGTCGACCCTGAGTCGATCTTTTGAGATGGTCATTGTCGGCCGCTTGGTCATTGGTGTGTTCTGCGGTCTGTGCACGGGACTGACTCCCATGTACGTGGGCGAGATCGCTCCCACCGCTCTCCGAGGAGCTTTCGGCACTCTGCACCAGCTGGGTGTAGTGATTGGTATCCTGGTGGCACAG ATCTTTGGTCTCGAGTTTCTGCTGGGCTCAGACACTTTGTGGCCTCTGCTGCTGGCTCTGACCGCCCTGCCCGCCGTGTTGCAGAGCATCATGTTGCCCTTCTGCCCTGAAAGCCCCCGCTACCTGCTCATTGTCCtcaaccaggaggaggaggcaagaAAAG CACTGGTGCGCCTGCGGGGCAGTGAAGATGTGAGCGACGATATTCaagagatgaaggaagaagGGATGAAGATGGCCATGGAAAAGAAAGTGACCATCCCCGAACTCTTCCGCTCCCCAAAATATCGCCAACCAATCATTATCGCTATCgtcctccagctctctcagcAGCTGTCTGGCATCAACGCT GTCTTTTACTACTCCACAGGCCTATTTGACACCGCTGGTGTAACTCAACCCATCTACGCTACTATCGGAGCTGGAGTCGTCAACACTGTGTTTACTGTTGTCTCT CTCTTCCTAGTTGAAAAGGCGGGGCGAAGGACGCTGCACCTGATTGGACTGGCTGGAATGGCCATTTGTGCCCTCGTTATGACAATCTCGCTCTCTTTAGTG CAGACCACACCGTCTCTAAGCTACCTGGCCATTGTGGCTGTGTTAGGCTTTGTTGCCAGTTTTGAGATGGGTCCAGGTCCCATTCCTTGGTTCATCGTGGCTGAGCTCTTCTCCCAGGGGCCCCGACCTGCTGCCATGGCCGTGTCCGGTTTCTCCAACTGGACCGCCAACTTCCTGGTGGGGCTTGGTTTCCCTAAACTGGAG gAAATCTGTGGCCCGTACGTCTTTATCATTTTCACAGTCctcctcattttcttcttcatcttcaccttccTGCGAGTGCCTGAAACCAAAGGAAGAACCTTTGACGACATTGCTCAGGGATTCGCTGCCAGTACAGGGAAACCCACCCTCTCCCCACCTGAGTCGGTGGTTGTCGGCCTGCCAGACGGCAAAGAACCTGCACCAATGTCTCCCACAGAAAAGGTTCCCATGGTGGATCTTCCCTCAGGGAAACCATGA
- the LOC130171996 gene encoding cytochrome c oxidase subunit 6B1 has product MAETIDEKLKNYRTAPFDARFPNTNQTRNCYQNYLDYHRCNKALTAKDQDLTPCQWYMRVYKSLCPMSWVAKWDEQIENGSFAGRI; this is encoded by the exons ATGGCTGAGACTATTGATGAGAAGCTGAAGAACTACAGGACGGCTCCCTTTGACGCCCGATTCCCCAACACCAACCAGACCCGCAACTGTTACCAGAATTACCTGG ACTACCACAGGTGCAACAAGGCCCTGACAGCCAAAGACCAGGATCTGACTCCCTGTCAGTGGTACATGAGGGTTTATAAGAGCCTGTGTCCCATGAGCTGG GTTGCGAAATGGGATGAGCAGATCGAAAATGGATCTTTCGCAGGCAGGATCTGA
- the rasip1 gene encoding ras-interacting protein 1, whose protein sequence is MEGSGSPRFRKLHFPVGLWINSPRKHFAKLGGRWPSAISVKSTTSSDAASLHEAPSAPSSSLSNSTPSLASPTPSPSPSPAFLRPRPAGPQSRTKRLSHLFLRGRSNSDRDRAVGEREREVWAHSATPSSHHYLPPASSSAPGLIKIYGDALSSGANYRSLLANIHSTARQLIAQVITRYTEREREETDDAVLQKHSPEDFLLCDVIGKPIQRPDGAIKWETECRRGVAPWECPLLLVDMWRPKDGFERRFEIQRKEDYEREEREREREREREGESYQGVRWRRSRMSSGGGPEESERGHRGRNTELRRSISDMNLSLRRRQGNHVSNDPRGSGNRPNNNGGVQDRKNIVSMISPQPGEIRASKAEAKVGWTNQPTEDERDYSSCDLEVMSQSLILPPTDRPYFLLLQGYDQSKDFVLYIMAGHTHVFGRKPTMREREKDREREKKGKRPLKVDTFLSAPDLLARHLLVRRDSAVPDTPNGQALMRPFRGGAVTHNGVALYRETVLKPGDVIGVGNHFLFLYRDPRVTPAPPLALTLPWQADVSTTCCPSGLVDRQEALRQYLGSTEAVLKFHPRHADSLLQEIISKNSSPDSGGGPLAPAYLLSIMIDHASKHLDPALTPHLLLKSANLIKEIVWDNIKEFGDKHPTQNSTEQEGEITTPNVQKLSSDLRPLMFWMSNATELLNFFQVKVETMEKEWEFEAPGDPVLTADMDTCSEALAQLDDVIMHTFQQCVYHLTKTLYSLLPALLDTNPFSSEEKEKEKDGAGGGEREEKGGDDGEVDDVSALPPKVAGLVEVYRCSLMLSREACLSPPLTSQTFGYLFFFTNTSLLNTLLERDGLFSWSRAVQIRTNLDLVLDWLQGAGLGDIASEFMKKLSITVNFLCIPKTRLIQSSWTSLQEDHVLLSPGQLHHLLNHYKLGPARAPPASWAPPPGTELSGDIFESFLDHPPLILPNETPRLDLSQPIPSPELQKEVTRLRTFLWGLDQDELPANQRTRL, encoded by the exons atGGAGGGGTCTGGCAGTCCTCGCTTCAGAAAGCTCCATTTCCCAGTGGGTCTGTGGATCAACTCGCCCAGGAAACACTTTGCCAAGCTCGGAGGTCGCTGGCCCAGCGCTATCTCTGTCAA GTCGACCACCAGCTCTGACGCAGCCTCCCTACACGAGGCCccctctgctccttcctcttccctttCTAACTCCACCCCCTCGCTGGCTTCCCCTACCCCATCCCCATCTCCCTCCCCAGCCTTCCTCAGGCCACGGCCTGCTGGGCCCCAGTCTCGAACAAAGCGCCTTTCCCATCTATTTCTGCGGGGGCGCTCCAACAGCGACCGGGACCGGGCggtgggggagagggagagagaggtttgGGCTCATTCAGCtaccccctcctcccaccactACTTGCCccctgcctcttcctctgccccAGGCCTGATTAAGATCTATGGAGATGCCCTGTCCAGTGGAGCCAACTATCGCTCCCTGCTGGCCAACATCCACTCTACAGCCAGGCAGCTCATCGCCCAGGTCATCACTCGctacactgagagagagagagaggaaacagatgaCGCAG TCCTCCAGAAACACAGCCCAGAGGACTTCCTGTTGTGTGATGTCATTGGAAAGCCCATCCAGCGGCCAGATGGAGCTATCAAGTGGGAGACAGAGTGCCGGAGAGGTGTTGCCCCATGGGAATGTCCCTTGTTGTTAGTGGACATGTGGAGGCCTAAGGACGGGTTTGAGCGGCGCTTTGAAATCCAAAGGAAGGAAGActatgagagagaggagagagagagagaaagggagcgggagagggagggagagagctaCCAAG GTGTGCGCTGGCGGCGGAGCAGGATGTCATCAGGGGGCGGACCAGAGGAGAGCGAGCGTGGTCACCGTGGAAGGAACACAGAACTCAGGAGGAGCATCAGCGACATGAACCTCAGCCTTCGACGTCGTCAAGGCAACCACGTCAGCAATGACCCACGTGGTTCTGGCAACCGGCCTAATAATAATGGAGGAGTGCAGGACAGAAAGAACATTGTGAGCATGATCAGCCCGCAGCCAGGAGAG ATTAGGGCGTCAAAAGCTGAAGCAAAGGTTGGATGGACGAACCAGCCaacagaggatgagagggaTTACTCCAGCTGCGACCTggaagtgatgtcacaaagTTTGATCCTTCCACCCACAGATCGACCCTACTTCCTGTTGCTTCAGGGTTACGATCAGAGCAAG gattttgttttgtacatCATGGCGGGACATACGCATGTGTTTGGAAGAAAGCccacaatgagagagagagagaaggatagagagagggagaagaaggggAAGAGGCCTCTGAAGGTGGACAcgttcctctctgctcctgaCCTTTTGGCTAGACATTTATTGGTGAGGAGAGACTCAGCTGTTCCCGACACGCCCAACGGACAAG CTCTGATGCGGCCCTTCAGGGGAGGTGCAGTCACACACAACGGAGTGGCCCTTTACAGGGAGACTGTCCTAAAGCCTGGGGATGTGATTGGTGTTGGGAACCACTTCCTTTTCCTGTACCGAGACCCCCGTGTCACCCCAGCTCCACCGCTGGCACTGACCCTGCCATGGCAAGCTGATGTCTCCACTACCTGCTGTCCCTCAGGGCtggtggacagacaggaagcTCTGAGGCAGTACCTGGGATCAACTGAAGCAGTTTTGAAATTCCATCCCCGCCATGCAGATTCCTTGTTACAG GAGATCATCTCCAAAAACTCCTCTCCAGACTCCGGTGGGGGGCCTTTAGCTCCAGCTTATCTCCTGTCAATCATGATAGATCACGCCTCTAAACACTTGGACCCTGCTCTCACACCACACCTATTACTCAAATCAGCCAATCTAATTAAAGAAATTGTCTGG GATAACATTAAGGAATTTGGGGATAAGCATCCCACGCAAAA CTCCACAGAGCAAGAGGGTGAGATAACCACACCGAATGTTCAGAAACTGTCATCTGACCTTCGACCCCTGATGTTCTGGATGTCAAATGCCACAGAGCTCCTTAACTTCTTCCAAGTCAAGGTTGAAACCATGGAGAAAGAGTGGGAGTTTGAAG ccCCTGGGGACCCAGTTTTGACAGCTGACATGGACACCTGCTCAGAAGCTCTGGCACAGCTGGATGACGTCATTATGCACACTTTccagcagtgtgtgtatcaCCTCACCAAG ACCCTGTACTCACTACTTCCGGCTCTCCTGGACACCAACCCATTCTCcagtgaggagaaagagaaagagaaggatggagctggtggtggagagagagaagaaaaaggaggagatgaCGGGGAGGTGGACGACGTGTCTGCTTTACCGCCCAAGGTTGCCGGGCTGGTGGAAGTGTATCGCTGTTCCCTCATGCTGTCGCGGGAAGCGTGTCTGTCCCCGCCTCTTACCTCCCAAACCTTTGGctacctcttcttcttcaccaaCACCTCCCTGCTCAACACTCTGCTGGAGAGAG ATGGACTATTTTCATGGTCCAGAGCTGTTCAGATCAGAACAAACTTGGACCTAGTCCTGGACTGGCTACAGGGGGCGGGATTAGGAGACATTGCCTCTGAATTTATGAAGAAACTGTCAATCACAGTCAACTTCCTGTGCATTCCCAAGACTCGACTTATCCAG TCATCCTGGACCAGTCTACAGGAGGACCATGTCTTGTTAAGCCCTGGCCAGCTGCACCACCTGCTCAATCATTACAAGCTGGGACCAGCCAGAGCCCCACCAGCATCCTGGGCCCCTCCACCAGGCACAGAGCTGAGTGGAG ACATCTTTGAGAGCTTCCTGGATCATCCCCCTCTTATCCTGCCAAATGAGACGCCACGCCTTGACCTCTCCCAGCCAATCCCAAGCCCTGAGCTCCAAAAGGAAGTGACACGTCTCCGCACCTTCTTGTGGGGACTCGACCAGGATGAGCTCCCCGCCAATCAGAGGACTCGGCTTTGA